A DNA window from Bombus huntii isolate Logan2020A chromosome 10, iyBomHunt1.1, whole genome shotgun sequence contains the following coding sequences:
- the LOC126870548 gene encoding dynein regulatory complex subunit 4-like isoform X2: MNREQLEVYAHKILEEMEREREERNFFQLERDKIRTFWEITRHQLDEAQATVRNKEHEKEELSEKHEAELKLYKQKVKHLMYEHQTNLSETKAEHMVALKMAQDDHTLQENELIKDKRELKRLQKEQDLAHINEIKALKLQHAEETDKLIKQFETEAQELEQKYEQKLTSQYESLTLKHRMEITEVEERKNTQIANLIKNHEVAFAEMKTYYNDITLNNLSLIKSMKDQMDEMRSNEERMKKQVRELTIENKKYSTDIKSYEESLANYTRQLANYDKDKQSLICQSERNELHSRFVSAILELQQKTGLKNILLEKKLEKLSDLLEQREAQISEVLTAAQLDPMVVINANKKLENLLNRKNSAIQDLQYELAKVCKAHDDLLRTYETKLQEYGIPKSELGFQPLRVKGVPTKLGLGPAGLVTLNH; the protein is encoded by the exons ATGAATAGAGAACAATTAGAAGTTTATGCACACAAGATACTTGAAGAAATGGAGCGTGAACGAgaggaaagaaatttttttcaaCTTGAAAGAGATAAGATTAGAACTTTTTGGGAAATTACGAGACATCAATTAGATGAAGCGCAGGCAACTGTCAG aaataaagaacatGAAAAAGAAGAGTTATCAGAAAAACACGAAGCAGAGCTCAAATTATATAAACAGAAAGTAAAACATTTAATGTATGAGCATCAAACTAATTTGTCAGAAACTAAAGCTGAACATATGGTTGCTCTTAAAATGGCACAAGATGATCATACTCTTCAAGAAAATGAATTGATTAAAGATAAGAGAGAATTAAAAAGATTGCAAAAAGAACAAGATTTGGCccatataaatgaaataaaagcattaaaattg CAACATGCAGAAGAAACAGATAAGCTGATAAAACAGTTTGAAACTGAAGCTCAAGAATTGGAACAAAAATATGAACAGAAGTTGACGAGTCAATATGAATCCCTTACTTTAAAACATCGAATGGAAATAACTGAagtagaagaaagaaaaaatacacaaattgcaaatttgataaaaaacCATGAAGTTGCATTTGCAGAAATGAAAACTTATTATAATGACATTACTCTTAACAATTTGTCTTTGATAAAGAGTATGAag GACCAAATGGATGAAATGAGAAGTAATGAAGAGCGTATGAAAAAACAAGTACGAGAGTTAActatcgaaaataaaaaatattctactgATATAAAGTCATATGAAGAATCCTTAGCAAATTACACTCGCCAACTTGCAAATTATGATAAAGATAAACAAAGCTTAATT TGTCAGTCTGAAAGAAACGAATTACATTCAAGATTTGTCTCAGCAATACTTGAGCTCCAACAGAAGACAGGTTTAAAGAACATTCTTTTAGAAAAGAAACTTGAGAAATTATCGGATTTATTAGAACAGCGTGAAGCACAGATCAGCGAAGTACTTACTGCTGCTCAACTAGATCCAATGGTTGTTATTAATgctaataaaaaattagag aATCTGTTGAATAGAAAAAACAGTGCCATACAAGATCTACAATATGAATTAGCAAAAGTTTGCAAAGCGCATGACGATCTACTTCGAACGTATGAAACTAAATTACAAGAATATGGGATTCCAAAGAGTGAACTTGGTTTTCAACCATTGAGAGTAAAAGGAGTACCTACAAAGTTAGGATTAGGACCAGCTGGTCTTGTTACTTTAAATCACTAG
- the LOC126870552 gene encoding galactoside 2-alpha-L-fucosyltransferase Sec1-like: protein MSHAQQHVLASAIVLALIVVFGIHVFLFPMYTSNPPARHIKISTYEQALCRTTLKNIRIPPEWRNPCPKYGIVSAVQGGRLGNQIWEYVSVWATARRTGLEPFMPRCILKTLEEYFENLSIPPLSYIGRCNLDVSQVVNSLGQWNSTEQNIIIPRHAAYWSLILVWLDDVRREFTFKPNLRAYAEKVLKEVAEEFNLSEPTFVSIHIRRTDYVDYLWQKLKIRPAPVSYYFAAMDYFIGKYRNVVFVVTSDNIVWCKYNLNSKRHRIKFVSDMNARGPGKDLAVLSACNHSIIDYGTYGSFGAILAAGETVVYNVTTYFSTLIAEVLPNWKIMS, encoded by the exons ATGAGTCACGCTCAGCAGCATGTACTTGCAAGTGCAATAGTTCTTGCTCTGATAGTGGTCTTTGGCATCCATGTCTTCCTGTTTCCCATGTACACATCCAACCCACCAGCCCGCCATATAAAGATTTCAACATATGAACAAGCTCTTTGTCGCACTACCTTAAAGAATATCAGAATACCACCAGAGTGGAGGAATCCTTGTCCCAAGTATGGAATAGTTTCTGCAGTTCAAGGTGGTAGGCTTGGGAATCAGATCTGGGAATATGTATCGGTGTGGGCTACTGCAAGAAGGACCGGCTTGGAACCATTTATGCCACGATGCATATTAAAAACTCTTGAAGAATACTTTGAAAATCTCAGTATTCCACCACTCAGTTACATTGGAAGATGTAACTTAGATGTTAGTCAAGTTGTTAATTCTCTTGGACAATGGAACAGTACAGAACAAAATATCATCATACCAAG ACATGCAGCCTATTGGTCTCTTATTCTGGTGTGGTTGGATGATGTACGAAGAGAATTTACATTCAAGCCAAATTTAAGAGCTTATGCAGAAAAAGTATTGAAAGAGGTGGCAGAGGAATTTAATTTGTCTGAACCAACATTTGTAAGCATACATATACGAAGAACAGATTATGTGGATTACTTATGGCAAAAATTAAAGATTAGACCTGCACCAGTCAGCTATTATTTTGCGGCAATGGATTACTTTATTGGCAAGTATCGTAATGTAGTTTTTGTAGTAACTAGCGATAATATAGTTTGGTGCAAGTATAATTTGAATAGTAAAAGACATAGAATTAAATTCGTGTCTGATATGAATGCAAGAGGTCCAGGCAAAGATCTTGCAGTTTTATCAGCATGTAATCACAGTATTATAGATTATGGTACATATGGTTCGTTTGGCGCAATTCTAGCTGCTGGTGAAACCGTTGTATATAATGTAACAACATACTTTTCTACATTAATTGCTGAAGTTTTGCCAAACTGGAAGATAATGAGTTGA
- the LOC126870548 gene encoding dynein regulatory complex subunit 4-like isoform X1, whose amino-acid sequence MNREQLEVYAHKILEEMEREREERNFFQLERDKIRTFWEITRHQLDEAQATVRNKEHEKEELSEKHEAELKLYKQKVKHLMYEHQTNLSETKAEHMVALKMAQDDHTLQENELIKDKRELKRLQKEQDLAHINEIKALKLQHAEETDKLIKQFETEAQELEQKYEQKLTSQYESLTLKHRMEITEVEERKNTQIANLIKNHEVAFAEMKTYYNDITLNNLSLIKSMKDQMDEMRSNEERMKKQVRELTIENKKYSTDIKSYEESLANYTRQLANYDKDKQSLISTKKRLVIATKELENLKWENEVLEVRFEKCQSERNELHSRFVSAILELQQKTGLKNILLEKKLEKLSDLLEQREAQISEVLTAAQLDPMVVINANKKLENLLNRKNSAIQDLQYELAKVCKAHDDLLRTYETKLQEYGIPKSELGFQPLRVKGVPTKLGLGPAGLVTLNH is encoded by the exons ATGAATAGAGAACAATTAGAAGTTTATGCACACAAGATACTTGAAGAAATGGAGCGTGAACGAgaggaaagaaatttttttcaaCTTGAAAGAGATAAGATTAGAACTTTTTGGGAAATTACGAGACATCAATTAGATGAAGCGCAGGCAACTGTCAG aaataaagaacatGAAAAAGAAGAGTTATCAGAAAAACACGAAGCAGAGCTCAAATTATATAAACAGAAAGTAAAACATTTAATGTATGAGCATCAAACTAATTTGTCAGAAACTAAAGCTGAACATATGGTTGCTCTTAAAATGGCACAAGATGATCATACTCTTCAAGAAAATGAATTGATTAAAGATAAGAGAGAATTAAAAAGATTGCAAAAAGAACAAGATTTGGCccatataaatgaaataaaagcattaaaattg CAACATGCAGAAGAAACAGATAAGCTGATAAAACAGTTTGAAACTGAAGCTCAAGAATTGGAACAAAAATATGAACAGAAGTTGACGAGTCAATATGAATCCCTTACTTTAAAACATCGAATGGAAATAACTGAagtagaagaaagaaaaaatacacaaattgcaaatttgataaaaaacCATGAAGTTGCATTTGCAGAAATGAAAACTTATTATAATGACATTACTCTTAACAATTTGTCTTTGATAAAGAGTATGAag GACCAAATGGATGAAATGAGAAGTAATGAAGAGCGTATGAAAAAACAAGTACGAGAGTTAActatcgaaaataaaaaatattctactgATATAAAGTCATATGAAGAATCCTTAGCAAATTACACTCGCCAACTTGCAAATTATGATAAAGATAAACAAAGCTTAATT AGTACTAAAAAAAGATTAGTAATAGCTACAAAAGAGTTAGAGAACTTAAAATGGGAAAACGAAGTATTAGAAGTACGTTTTGAAAAG TGTCAGTCTGAAAGAAACGAATTACATTCAAGATTTGTCTCAGCAATACTTGAGCTCCAACAGAAGACAGGTTTAAAGAACATTCTTTTAGAAAAGAAACTTGAGAAATTATCGGATTTATTAGAACAGCGTGAAGCACAGATCAGCGAAGTACTTACTGCTGCTCAACTAGATCCAATGGTTGTTATTAATgctaataaaaaattagag aATCTGTTGAATAGAAAAAACAGTGCCATACAAGATCTACAATATGAATTAGCAAAAGTTTGCAAAGCGCATGACGATCTACTTCGAACGTATGAAACTAAATTACAAGAATATGGGATTCCAAAGAGTGAACTTGGTTTTCAACCATTGAGAGTAAAAGGAGTACCTACAAAGTTAGGATTAGGACCAGCTGGTCTTGTTACTTTAAATCACTAG